Proteins encoded together in one candidate division WOR-3 bacterium window:
- a CDS encoding AEC family transporter, translating into MSRMIPYVAAFGLGFTARKLRLIGEKDGNTLLRIYFYFIFPFLVFRILHSVEIGPDQIALPFIAFSLLIALFAASLFVSKKLSREKSKRVSFVLAVSIMNTGFIMPFVNEFAGETGLASLMIFDIGNMVVIATFLFAFSSYSATRSAGKTFKNILLSPPVWAIVVSALVNAFNIKPPELVLNTAIFLEKPAFPLVLFALGSLLEFEISDIRNVLTAVAMRMIAGGILGLLILSLIKLPSNERLVVVLAATSPCGFNSVVYASLHGHDAKSAASTVSLSLIVSILAMPVLLFFFM; encoded by the coding sequence TTGTCTAGAATGATCCCGTACGTCGCGGCTTTTGGTCTGGGTTTTACGGCGAGAAAGCTGAGGTTGATCGGTGAAAAAGACGGAAACACGCTTCTGAGGATATATTTTTACTTCATTTTTCCTTTTCTGGTGTTCAGGATTCTTCACTCGGTCGAAATCGGACCGGATCAAATAGCATTGCCCTTCATCGCTTTTTCTCTTCTTATTGCATTGTTTGCAGCTTCTTTGTTTGTCTCGAAAAAACTTTCCAGGGAAAAATCGAAGAGAGTTTCGTTTGTTCTCGCCGTGTCGATAATGAATACAGGTTTTATTATGCCTTTCGTCAATGAGTTCGCGGGAGAAACCGGTCTGGCGTCCCTGATGATATTCGATATAGGCAACATGGTTGTGATTGCGACATTTCTGTTCGCATTTTCCAGTTATTCAGCCACGAGATCTGCTGGCAAGACCTTCAAAAACATTCTTCTTTCTCCTCCCGTATGGGCCATAGTCGTTTCAGCCCTGGTGAACGCTTTCAACATCAAACCGCCTGAGTTAGTACTTAACACGGCCATTTTTCTTGAAAAACCTGCCTTCCCTTTGGTGCTGTTTGCACTTGGTTCTCTTTTAGAATTCGAGATTTCGGATATCAGAAACGTTTTGACGGCAGTGGCCATGAGGATGATAGCCGGAGGGATTTTAGGTCTGCTCATATTGTCGCTGATAAAGCTTCCGTCCAATGAAAGACTCGTCGTCGTTCTCGCCGCAACTTCTCCGTGCGGTTTCAATTCGGTAGTTTACGCTTCACTGCACGGTCACGACGCTAAAAGCGCCGCGAGCACCGTATCCTTGTCTCTTATAGTAAGTATATTGGCAATGCCTGTACTGCTGTTTTTCTTCATGTAA
- a CDS encoding tRNA uridine(34) 5-carboxymethylaminomethyl modification radical SAM/GNAT enzyme Elp3, with protein MKTEEQIKKHLLSSIVIALCYKTPESDKALRKILRKFPKDGKKLFSKAEILNHYRKMISEGSMERNGTAEDFLVTKPTRSASGITAVTIMTKPFPCPGRCVFCPDEKNMPKSYLSSEPGSMRALENSFDPYRQVTSRLTALSNTGHSTEKSEIIVLGGSFSHYDEAYRIEFTKGIYAALNDFETDGGSCRKTGEDDRGQRNELSSLFNEQKKNENAKARCVGLSFETRADMINENEIIFLRRLGCTKIQLGVQSLDEDVLNMSDVGMKTEDIMRAFILLRSAGFKIQAHVMVNLPGSDPAKDMETYRKLFRAPLCPDEVKIYPVAVVKKSPLYKRFESGEFSYYPIDTLIDLLSCMLKETPRYCRVTRIVRDIPLNSTAGDAPSNNLRETVEKAVKKSEGNDINIRNREIKGDSLTGDLTYVQTIYDCGPFQERFIECIDEREKLAGFLRLSIPSQYLRSKSEESVRFPKELSGSALVRELHVYGKPAAIGEKNPKRTQHRGIGTKLLQIATEESYSTGCRVLSVISSVGTRNYYRKLGFMDGEMYQHRFL; from the coding sequence ATGAAAACTGAAGAACAAATTAAAAAGCATCTTCTTTCGTCGATAGTCATTGCTCTGTGCTATAAAACTCCGGAATCCGACAAGGCATTAAGGAAAATACTACGCAAGTTTCCAAAAGACGGCAAGAAGTTATTCTCGAAAGCGGAAATATTGAACCATTACAGAAAAATGATCAGTGAAGGTTCTATGGAAAGAAACGGGACGGCGGAAGATTTTCTCGTCACTAAACCGACCAGAAGTGCTTCCGGGATTACCGCAGTGACAATAATGACAAAACCTTTTCCCTGCCCCGGCAGATGCGTATTTTGCCCTGACGAGAAAAATATGCCCAAAAGCTACCTTTCTAGCGAGCCCGGTTCGATGCGGGCGCTTGAGAACTCTTTCGATCCATACAGGCAAGTGACAAGCCGACTGACTGCGCTTAGCAACACCGGACACAGTACTGAAAAATCCGAGATAATTGTTCTGGGCGGATCTTTCAGCCACTACGATGAGGCTTACAGAATTGAATTTACAAAAGGCATCTATGCGGCTTTGAACGATTTCGAAACCGACGGCGGCTCATGCAGAAAAACCGGTGAAGACGATCGCGGACAGAGGAATGAGCTCTCGTCTCTTTTTAACGAACAAAAAAAGAATGAAAATGCAAAGGCAAGATGTGTCGGTCTGTCATTCGAGACAAGAGCCGACATGATAAACGAGAATGAGATCATATTTTTGAGAAGACTAGGCTGTACAAAAATTCAATTGGGCGTCCAGTCTCTCGACGAAGACGTCTTGAATATGAGCGATGTGGGCATGAAGACTGAAGACATCATGAGGGCTTTTATTCTTTTAAGGTCAGCCGGATTCAAGATTCAGGCTCACGTCATGGTTAATTTACCTGGTTCGGATCCTGCAAAAGACATGGAAACATATAGAAAGCTTTTCAGAGCCCCCCTGTGTCCCGACGAGGTAAAAATATATCCCGTGGCAGTCGTAAAAAAAAGCCCTCTGTACAAGAGATTTGAGTCCGGAGAATTTAGCTACTATCCCATCGATACGCTTATCGATCTTCTATCTTGCATGCTTAAAGAAACTCCCCGGTATTGCCGGGTGACTAGAATTGTAAGAGACATCCCTTTGAATTCTACCGCAGGTGACGCTCCTTCGAACAATCTCAGAGAAACAGTTGAAAAAGCCGTAAAAAAATCGGAAGGAAATGACATAAATATAAGGAACCGCGAAATAAAAGGAGATAGCCTGACAGGCGATTTAACTTATGTGCAGACGATCTATGATTGCGGACCATTTCAGGAAAGATTTATCGAGTGCATTGACGAAAGAGAAAAACTCGCGGGTTTTCTGAGGCTGTCAATCCCGTCGCAATATCTCCGGTCGAAATCTGAAGAATCTGTAAGGTTCCCAAAAGAGTTATCCGGTTCAGCCCTGGTAAGAGAACTGCATGTCTATGGAAAGCCTGCGGCTATAGGCGAGAAAAACCCTAAGAGAACTCAGCACCGCGGCATAGGGACAAAACTGCTTCAAATCGCGACTGAAGAGTCCTATTCAACCGGATGCAGGGTGCTTTCTGTAATTTCTTCGGTAGGAACTAGGAATTACTACAGAAAACTCGGTTTTATGGACGGAGAAATGTATCAGCATCGTTTTCTATGA
- a CDS encoding HAD hydrolase family protein — translation MPSKRILGVDLHGTLLDENWGIDASLTEEITGLFLELGSNFRIFICSGNDLGFVKDRVPGKIINCLEGLVLETGCVFSDKTTEKVLTEENYANKVKGLEKKLKEMNLGKVKYFARRLSSVSIFTKNGISGEPPEKVFERVLDFLTSDKKNDFYVTHSDVAVDIVPCGHNKLTGLKKIDSGSDVFAVADSFNDLSLLGGADYSFAPYNVSKKAISALRGKKEVAELDKRKPLEKNKLYVSRESYGRGTAEILGYIQNHFRNS, via the coding sequence ATGCCGTCTAAGCGCATTCTCGGAGTCGACCTTCACGGGACACTACTCGACGAAAACTGGGGGATAGACGCCTCTCTTACGGAAGAAATAACCGGCTTATTTCTTGAACTCGGCTCAAATTTCAGGATTTTCATTTGTTCGGGCAACGATCTCGGATTTGTAAAAGATCGCGTCCCTGGAAAAATTATTAACTGCCTGGAAGGACTCGTTCTTGAAACCGGTTGCGTTTTCAGCGACAAAACAACGGAAAAAGTATTGACCGAAGAAAATTACGCCAACAAGGTGAAAGGTCTCGAAAAAAAACTTAAAGAAATGAATCTCGGAAAAGTCAAATATTTTGCCAGGCGCCTTTCTTCAGTCAGTATATTCACGAAAAACGGGATTTCTGGAGAACCGCCCGAAAAAGTATTCGAAAGGGTTTTAGACTTTTTAACTTCAGATAAAAAAAATGATTTTTACGTCACACATTCGGACGTCGCCGTCGATATAGTTCCTTGCGGCCATAACAAATTAACCGGATTGAAAAAAATAGACTCTGGATCGGACGTTTTCGCTGTGGCTGATTCCTTCAACGATCTTTCACTGCTCGGTGGTGCCGATTATTCCTTCGCGCCATATAACGTCTCCAAAAAGGCGATTTCAGCCCTCAGAGGGAAAAAAGAAGTTGCCGAATTAGACAAAAGAAAGCCTCTTGAAAAAAATAAGCTATACGTCAGCAGGGAATCTTACGGGCGAGGGACGGCTGAAATTTTAGGATATATTCAGAATCATTTCAGGAATTCGTGA
- a CDS encoding class I SAM-dependent methyltransferase, whose amino-acid sequence MKSRQKDKYCLINRTFYDVNALSFSSSRNGYDSAWDSVFKDGFLDNDYSGLLDLGCGDGRFIKFFMNRFCRKDVMYFGIDQSLEMLKIARARFQSYSEVYLVNARITGDILSTIGRSCFFVAAVGLFHHIPDATERERIAEGICDLLGKGAGALISLWNFDKIPDQKKNRIPDKCRPRDFLLDWGKSDAMRFCHSFSEEEVFRIENIFRSKGCETDKVLIKRKNLSTDSFLRILKK is encoded by the coding sequence ATGAAATCTAGACAAAAAGACAAATATTGTCTGATTAACAGAACATTTTACGACGTGAACGCTCTCTCATTTTCCTCATCCAGAAACGGATACGATTCTGCTTGGGACTCTGTTTTTAAGGACGGTTTTCTTGACAACGATTATAGCGGACTTCTTGATCTCGGCTGCGGTGACGGCAGGTTCATTAAATTTTTCATGAATAGATTTTGCCGCAAGGACGTTATGTACTTTGGGATTGACCAAAGCCTCGAAATGCTCAAGATTGCGCGAGCTCGCTTCCAAAGCTATTCTGAAGTTTATTTAGTCAACGCCCGAATAACAGGGGACATTCTGAGTACAATAGGCCGCTCTTGCTTTTTTGTCGCTGCCGTCGGACTTTTTCATCACATACCTGATGCAACAGAGAGAGAAAGAATAGCTGAAGGAATTTGTGATTTGCTCGGAAAAGGAGCCGGAGCACTGATCTCTCTCTGGAATTTCGACAAAATCCCGGATCAGAAAAAAAACCGGATTCCCGACAAATGCCGGCCAAGGGACTTTCTGCTGGATTGGGGAAAAAGTGACGCGATGAGATTTTGTCACAGTTTCAGTGAAGAAGAGGTGTTCCGCATTGAAAATATTTTCCGTTCAAAAGGATGCGAAACAGACAAAGTTTTGATCAAAAGAAAGAATTTGTCTACTGACAGCTTCCTGAGGATTTTAAAAAAATAA
- a CDS encoding tetratricopeptide repeat protein: protein MKNDFGFRTKAMFFALLFLAVSASYIPSLFNSLCYDDVDLIEKNALVQNGDFTGIFLKDLFNVTRGESPYYRPIIPAIFAAETFLWKKNWAFFHLDNIVFHFIASLLLYKLVRKILSQNPTGKSKGVFFQMKKPKDAKRLFLWSLAAGFFFALHPANSQTVYWLSARGDLFVAIAVLSGCLALSCDRKLSYGVMPLSFFLAVFSKETGFLLLPIAAVFYLLFLRKEIPLKRALLHIVFILPVLALYLTLRLKAVSVSPFAQVDESFWMPKDGLFKLYLTLPSIWGYYALRAVFPYFLNFETGIHLFRSFLNLQFLLGILSVAVSALSLFIFRKSRIFLWAFLVWSISLFPVLNLIPVFESGMEHYLYMPLAGVSVLSPFVFMKNRISKLVFIAVLMSFCTAVFLRGKVWKDNYSLFTDAARKTGENCRQGWIRSRSNLGTACLNRAVEGVETEENLRKADSLYSEVIKKHPYYGGAYIGRGDVFFVSEDYEKAGDLYKEALEKYPSNYFLINKLGITYSCLKDYSQAKLLFIKAVGMNRDFTDAAVNLAKIYFIEGDIDKTSDLIGGLKETPGTVLLIRALRISIEACRGRIQTTGSAEEIITAIEILGEAGHFVEKKRLAESHCASSPSDSDALYNLSLIYLSDFGDMKSGYTALTEGVSRFPGDVRFMRELAVYHILTGDSIQAAYYFRKVLDLNPSHPEAPKMREFIEKTSNR from the coding sequence ATGAAAAATGACTTTGGCTTCAGGACAAAGGCCATGTTTTTTGCCTTGCTGTTCCTTGCCGTCTCAGCCTCTTACATACCGTCCCTTTTCAATTCTTTATGCTACGACGACGTAGATTTAATTGAAAAAAATGCGCTGGTTCAAAACGGCGATTTCACAGGAATTTTCTTGAAAGACCTTTTTAACGTTACAAGAGGTGAGTCGCCATATTACAGACCGATAATACCGGCGATTTTTGCCGCCGAGACATTTTTGTGGAAGAAGAATTGGGCGTTTTTTCATTTAGACAATATCGTTTTCCATTTTATTGCGTCACTGCTTCTTTATAAACTTGTTCGAAAAATATTGTCGCAAAATCCGACGGGTAAGAGCAAGGGCGTTTTTTTTCAAATGAAAAAACCGAAAGACGCCAAAAGACTTTTTTTGTGGAGTCTGGCAGCCGGTTTTTTTTTCGCGCTTCACCCTGCCAACTCTCAAACCGTCTATTGGCTTTCGGCCAGAGGTGATCTTTTTGTCGCAATAGCTGTTTTGTCAGGATGTCTCGCTTTGAGCTGTGACAGAAAGCTGTCCTACGGCGTAATGCCACTTTCATTTTTTCTGGCTGTTTTCAGCAAGGAAACAGGTTTTTTGCTGCTGCCGATTGCCGCTGTTTTTTATCTGCTGTTCTTGCGCAAAGAAATTCCGCTGAAAAGAGCGCTTTTGCACATTGTTTTTATATTGCCTGTTTTAGCACTATACTTGACTCTGCGCCTGAAAGCCGTTTCTGTTTCACCTTTTGCGCAGGTGGACGAAAGTTTCTGGATGCCGAAAGACGGTTTATTTAAGCTTTATCTGACGTTGCCTTCGATTTGGGGATATTACGCGCTGAGAGCCGTGTTCCCCTATTTTCTGAATTTCGAAACCGGCATTCACCTGTTTCGTTCGTTTTTAAACCTGCAATTTCTTCTTGGGATTCTTTCAGTCGCAGTTTCAGCCCTATCGCTGTTCATTTTCAGAAAAAGCAGGATTTTTTTGTGGGCTTTTCTGGTCTGGTCCATAAGCCTTTTTCCCGTGCTCAATCTTATACCGGTGTTCGAATCCGGAATGGAGCATTACTTGTACATGCCTCTTGCGGGGGTGTCTGTTTTGTCACCTTTCGTTTTCATGAAAAACAGAATTTCGAAATTGGTTTTTATTGCAGTGCTGATGTCTTTCTGCACAGCTGTGTTTTTGAGGGGAAAAGTGTGGAAAGACAATTATTCGCTTTTCACGGATGCCGCCAGGAAAACAGGCGAAAACTGCAGACAGGGATGGATACGATCCAGAAGCAACCTGGGGACAGCCTGTCTCAACAGAGCGGTTGAGGGCGTGGAAACCGAAGAGAATCTGAGAAAAGCGGATTCGCTCTACAGTGAGGTGATAAAAAAACATCCCTATTACGGTGGTGCTTACATCGGAAGAGGAGACGTGTTTTTCGTATCGGAGGATTATGAAAAGGCCGGTGATCTTTATAAGGAAGCACTCGAAAAGTATCCTTCCAATTATTTCCTCATAAACAAACTCGGAATAACATACTCGTGCCTGAAGGATTATTCTCAGGCAAAATTGCTATTCATCAAAGCCGTTGGGATGAATCGGGATTTTACGGACGCCGCAGTCAATCTGGCAAAAATATATTTTATCGAAGGTGACATTGATAAGACCTCGGACCTAATAGGAGGCTTGAAAGAAACACCCGGAACCGTTCTCCTCATCAGAGCTTTGAGAATATCCATCGAAGCATGCCGGGGAAGAATTCAAACGACCGGATCTGCAGAAGAAATTATTACTGCGATAGAAATACTCGGAGAAGCCGGTCATTTCGTGGAAAAGAAACGGCTCGCTGAATCTCATTGCGCCTCATCTCCATCCGACTCCGACGCTCTTTACAATCTTTCTCTTATATATCTTTCTGATTTCGGAGACATGAAATCCGGATACACCGCCCTCACGGAAGGAGTTTCTAGATTTCCCGGAGATGTCAGATTTATGAGAGAGCTTGCCGTATATCACATTTTGACCGGAGACAGCATACAGGCGGCTTATTATTTCCGGAAGGTATTGGACCTTAATCCCTCCCATCCCGAGGCACCGAAAATGAGAGAATTTATTGAGAAAACTTCGAACCGTTAG
- a CDS encoding PrsW family intramembrane metalloprotease, translated as MFAFFWGLIPAVVISLVLESALSDTASYAAQGEIAQSFFSVGLSAPFVEETVKGFFMVFLFLFFRKHIDNELDGAIYGAMVGFGFAFTEDVFYFMGTFSEGIVSGYANVFFRSFIFGSNHAFWSSIIGFAFGKALLSRKVLKGIALVTLSWFLAVFLHGLHNTCMIFAPHTYCLSFLLDVFFNFGGVILLLIVLTLVLRKESKWIEKYLKPEVLSGLISEENLAVIASAQKRSSSRLRALKKGGRKENKKLDRFFQAASELSFKRYRNDNNPSVKFEKQITDLTEKFTSLAPEVKKWLSF; from the coding sequence GTGTTTGCTTTCTTCTGGGGACTGATACCCGCTGTAGTAATATCCCTTGTACTCGAATCGGCTTTATCAGATACTGCTTCATATGCCGCCCAAGGTGAGATTGCTCAGTCCTTTTTTTCCGTTGGATTAAGCGCCCCGTTTGTTGAAGAGACCGTGAAAGGTTTTTTCATGGTTTTTCTTTTTCTTTTTTTTCGAAAACACATTGACAACGAACTCGATGGAGCCATATACGGCGCCATGGTAGGTTTTGGTTTCGCTTTCACGGAAGACGTTTTTTATTTCATGGGCACATTCAGCGAAGGGATCGTCTCGGGTTACGCCAACGTTTTTTTCAGAAGCTTTATTTTCGGTTCAAATCACGCCTTCTGGTCATCCATAATCGGTTTTGCTTTCGGAAAAGCACTTTTATCCAGAAAAGTTCTCAAGGGGATCGCCCTTGTCACTCTCTCCTGGTTTCTTGCGGTTTTCCTGCATGGGCTTCACAATACCTGCATGATATTCGCCCCTCATACTTACTGCCTATCATTTCTTCTTGACGTCTTTTTCAATTTCGGGGGAGTGATCCTGCTTCTTATAGTACTGACACTTGTTCTGAGAAAGGAAAGCAAATGGATAGAGAAATATCTGAAACCGGAAGTTTTATCAGGACTAATAAGCGAAGAGAACCTCGCCGTGATAGCATCCGCACAAAAAAGGTCTTCATCGAGATTGAGAGCCCTGAAAAAAGGTGGGAGAAAAGAAAACAAAAAACTCGACAGGTTTTTTCAAGCGGCTTCCGAACTTTCTTTTAAAAGATACAGAAACGACAACAATCCGTCAGTGAAATTCGAAAAGCAGATAACAGATTTGACGGAAAAATTCACTTCTCTCGCCCCCGAAGTCAAAAAATGGCTCTCTTTCTGA
- the kdsA gene encoding 3-deoxy-8-phosphooctulonate synthase produces the protein MSKKIVKIKDVICGGKDIFLIAGPCVIENELTVMKTARILVRACENLGVKFIYKSSFLKDNRSSPENFRGPGMDKGLKILEKVKNEFDLPVTSDVHSEAQAYTSSETLDLLQIPAYLCMQTSLLEAAAKTGKPINIKHGQFVSPENMKYPVEKAEKAGNGSLMLTERGYVFGYNDLIVDPRSFYELNKIGYPVIFDATHSVRRYGIPSALPEGGRKEYLATLARAAVASGIDGLFLEVHPCPEDALCDSSSQLRADEFEEFMKPLIEIHNLIKGGLHENIP, from the coding sequence ATGAGCAAAAAAATAGTAAAAATAAAAGATGTCATTTGCGGAGGGAAGGATATCTTCCTAATTGCAGGTCCGTGCGTCATCGAAAACGAACTTACCGTCATGAAGACTGCACGTATACTCGTTCGAGCCTGTGAAAATTTAGGCGTGAAATTTATATACAAGTCCTCTTTTCTGAAAGACAACAGAAGCTCTCCGGAAAATTTTAGGGGACCGGGAATGGATAAAGGACTGAAGATTCTGGAAAAAGTTAAAAACGAATTTGATTTGCCGGTCACTTCTGACGTTCACTCGGAAGCCCAGGCTTATACTTCCTCGGAAACTCTTGACCTGTTGCAGATACCGGCGTATCTGTGCATGCAGACTTCATTGCTTGAAGCGGCCGCCAAAACCGGAAAACCCATCAACATAAAACACGGCCAGTTCGTGTCTCCGGAGAATATGAAATATCCTGTAGAAAAAGCCGAAAAAGCCGGTAACGGCTCTTTAATGTTGACTGAAAGAGGATATGTTTTCGGATACAACGACCTGATAGTAGATCCAAGAAGCTTCTACGAATTGAATAAAATCGGATACCCCGTGATTTTCGACGCAACTCACAGTGTCAGGCGCTACGGAATACCCAGCGCCCTACCCGAGGGCGGTAGAAAAGAATATCTGGCTACTCTGGCGAGAGCCGCCGTCGCTTCGGGAATTGACGGGTTGTTTCTCGAAGTTCACCCGTGCCCGGAAGACGCTCTTTGCGATTCTTCCAGCCAGCTCAGAGCTGATGAATTCGAAGAATTTATGAAACCACTTATAGAGATTCACAATTTGATAAAAGGCGGATTACATGAGAATATTCCTTGA
- a CDS encoding CBS domain-containing protein: MRIFLDSVDFGEIEEAFELGILKGLTTTPTFMHRKGITDINGAIVKLSGMVPELHVEALGENCDQIVSKAHELLSLPLKNKPVFKVPISNHSIKACTRLVSEGNLVNIHLVYTLNQGYLAMEAGASYVCPLVGRLHDQGHDAMQLVSDLVETTDKYGYDTQIMVSSVRHSEHVRQALLAGAHACTIPFSVLMKLCDNSLTSEGTTKFFEHTKLMTLKVRDVVRKYNPVCAKDETLLDALMKMTESRLGAVSIVNEKGALTGVFTDGDLRRHFGEKGKTIVNCKMSDFKYSQPATISADALLCEAVNFFSRHEYDNLIVVENDSPVGILDIQDLVKLGLVG; encoded by the coding sequence ATGAGAATATTCCTTGATTCCGTTGACTTCGGCGAAATTGAAGAGGCTTTTGAACTCGGTATCCTTAAAGGGCTTACGACAACACCGACTTTCATGCACAGGAAAGGCATTACCGACATCAACGGAGCGATAGTGAAGCTGTCCGGAATGGTTCCTGAACTGCACGTTGAAGCTTTGGGAGAAAATTGCGATCAGATTGTTTCCAAAGCTCACGAATTGTTGTCCCTTCCGCTCAAAAACAAACCGGTATTCAAGGTCCCGATTTCAAATCATTCTATCAAAGCCTGCACCAGACTTGTTTCTGAAGGGAATCTTGTAAACATCCACCTGGTCTACACCCTCAACCAGGGTTATCTGGCGATGGAAGCAGGAGCGTCATACGTGTGTCCTCTCGTAGGAAGGCTTCACGACCAGGGACACGACGCCATGCAGTTAGTGAGTGACTTGGTTGAGACGACCGATAAGTACGGATACGACACTCAGATTATGGTGTCTTCGGTCAGGCATTCCGAACATGTAAGACAGGCTCTTTTAGCCGGCGCGCACGCATGCACAATACCTTTTTCGGTTTTGATGAAACTGTGCGACAATTCTCTGACGTCGGAGGGCACTACAAAGTTTTTTGAACACACGAAACTGATGACGTTGAAGGTAAGGGATGTCGTCAGAAAATACAATCCCGTCTGCGCAAAAGACGAAACGTTGCTTGACGCCTTGATGAAAATGACTGAATCGAGACTGGGAGCCGTGTCCATAGTCAATGAAAAAGGAGCTCTAACGGGCGTGTTCACCGACGGCGATCTGAGAAGGCATTTCGGGGAAAAAGGGAAGACAATCGTAAATTGCAAAATGTCGGATTTTAAGTATTCTCAGCCGGCAACCATTTCAGCGGATGCGCTCTTGTGTGAGGCCGTCAATTTTTTTTCACGCCACGAATACGACAATCTGATAGTCGTCGAGAACGATTCCCCGGTGGGTATTCTCGACATTCAGGATCTGGTCAAACTCGGTCTCGTGGGCTGA